GCGATCACCGCGCGGCAGCGCTACGAGCTGCTGATCTCGCTGGTGGTGCCGCGCCCGATCGCGTGGGTGTCCACGCGCTCGGCGGCCGGGCAGGCGAACCTGGCGCCCTTCAGCTATTTCGCCGCGGTCTCCGCCACGCCCTTCCTGGTCTCCGTCTCCATCGGCAGCCGCAAGGGCGCGCCGAAGGACAGCCTGCGCAACATCCTCGACACGGGCGTCTTCTGCGTGAACGTGGTCGCCGAGGGGCAGCTGCGGGAGATGAACGAGACCTCCGGCGAGTACGGCCCGGAGGTCGACGAGTTCGCGCTCGCCGGGCTGGCCG
This is a stretch of genomic DNA from Longimicrobium sp.. It encodes these proteins:
- a CDS encoding flavin reductase family protein — encoded protein: MIFDTAAITARQRYELLISLVVPRPIAWVSTRSAAGQANLAPFSYFAAVSATPFLVSVSIGSRKGAPKDSLRNILDTGVFCVNVVAEGQLREMNETSGEYGPEVDEFALAGLAAARAESVDAPYVAGAPAVLECRVFKVVELEGSPNTLVVGEVLRVRLSDEIPLAPETLFADTAALRPVARLWGDLYALIGEMPALPRPQVG